The nucleotide window TCGTTCGAGCACTCGATCACCACGGCTTGGCGGCGACCCTCGTGAAAGCCGAACTCGTCCTCGTAACCTTCTGGACTGCGTTTCATCGAACGCAGCATCCAAACGAGACCGATGACATAAGCGGAGGCGACTAAAGTGGCGATAATGGAGATCATTGGGATAAGGGGTAGTGGTGTACCCCCATGTATCGTCACAAAGTCGGAAAAATAAAGTGGAATTTAGCCTCTGGCCGTCCACCCCGTCCGTGCTCAACAGCGGCTCTGGATACTCCACCCTACGAGGGGAAATCGACTTCATTAGAGGGGGCGATTGAGGGATAACCCCTAGATCCCCGGCCCGCTTTCCGCCAAACCCCGGTTAGGTAATGAACCCTACTTACTCCCGACCCCGATTTCGGCCCAAACGAGGGGCAAATCAGCGGCTCTGATCGTCATCGACCGGTTGGCGACCGGGTTGATAGCCGAGTTCATTCTCGAAACCTTCGGGGGCACGCAGGAGCGCACGGGCAATTACAAGAACGCAGACGACGTACATCGCCGATAACAATATGAGTACTAACGACATTTCAGGGGTAAAGATGGCGACCAAACTCATTTTCAATTCAGGCGCGTCAAGTTTCATCACTAAAGTCTATGGAATTTAGCGTTTTATTTACTTTGTGCCAGGATCTACCCGGCCGGGAACCTGACGCATTCCGCACCTGCCGCCTTGCGCTCGCCCGCTGGTCGGCGTCTGCTCCACCTTCCACTGCCATGATCGGTCTCCGTGATGACACTTCTGATGCCTTGCCAGCTCCGCCGCCCCCCTCGCGCGCGCCGGAGTTCGCCGCGAAGTTGTTCTCCGCGGGCGGGTGGTTGCAAACCAGCCTCGGGCTCGAACACCGGCCGCAGCAGGAGAAAATGGCCCGCGCCGTCGCTCAGGCCATGAAGACCGACCAGTCCCTCCTGTTCGAGGCCGGCACCGGCGTGGGCAAATCCCTCGCTTATCTGCTGCCTGGCATCGTGCACGCCATGGACCAGTCGCGCCAGATGATCGTCTCTACCCACACGATCGCTCTCCAGGAACAGCTAGACCAAAAGGACCTGCCGCTGTGCCGCCGGGTGTTTTCCGCCACCGAGGAAACCAATCCTTATGCGGCGTTCAAATCTGCCGTGCTGGTGGGCAAGAGTAACTACCTGTGCACCTCGCGCCTCGCCGCGGCCCTGCGCGACAAAAACGAGTTTTTCGCCACGCCCGAGCACGAGGAGTTGCAGCGCATCGCAACCTGGGCCGAGACCACCACCGAGGGCCTGCGCCATGAACTCAACCCCGCGCCGCTGCCCGAGGTCTGGGAGTTGATCAACGCCGACTCCTCTGGCTGTGCGCGCAAATACTGCGATTGCGACAGATGCCCTTACCAACGCGCCCGCGCCCGCATCCGTTCGGCCCACCTGATCATCGTTAACCACTCGCTGCTGTTCGCCCACATCAACGCCGGCGGTGCGGCCGCCAAGGGGGAGTCCACGCGCGGCGTCCTGTTCCCCGACGATTTTGTCGTCCTCGATGAGGCTCACACGGTGCCCGAGGTCGCCACAGACCACTGCGGCTTGCGGCTTTCAAGCTACGGGGTGGATCGCATGCTCAAGTACCTCTACAACCCGAAAACACGCCGCGGCTTGTTGCAAAAACACGGCGACGCAGTCGACCGCCAACTGGTCGTCGACGTGCTCGAAGCCGCGCATCATTTCTTCGCCTTCCTCGACGAACGCCTGCTCACCCAGCAGCCCCTCGTGCGCGTGCGAGTCGAGGGTTTCGCCGAGGCCTGGATGGATGCGCCTCTGCTCGCCTTGTACAAGTCGGTGCGCAACCGTGCCGATCACATGGACGACGGCCGCGAGCGCGACGAACTGCTCGAACAAGCCGGCAAGGTCAAAACCCTGCAGACCAACCTGCGCGCCTTCCTCGGGGTGGCCGACGCCGACAAGACCGTTTACTGGGTCGAGCGCATGGGCAAACGCCAGAACATCGTCGCCCTGCGCACCGCGCCCATCGACGTGGCACCGTTCATCCGCGAGGAGTTAATCAATCGCGGCACCTCCGTGGTGTTCACCAGCGCCACGTTGGCGATGGGAGGCAAAATCGAGCCGTTTCAGGCCCGCATCGGTGCGCAACAGGTTAAAACCGCCGTGGAGCATTCGCCCTTTGATTTCGAGCGGCGCATGCGCGTGTTCGTGGCCGCCGACGTGCCGCTGCCCAGCGCGCAGGACGCCCGCCTGGCGCTCGACGTGCTCACCGACTACATCGACTTCTGCACCCGCCGGACCAAGGGCGGAACCCTGGTGCTGTTCACCAGTTATTTTGACATGAAGCGCGTGGCTGAGGCGCTGGAGCCAATCTACGACGGCGCGCACCGGCCGTTTTTTATGCAGGGCCGCGATTACTCGCGTACGGAACTGGCGCGTAAACTCCGCGAAGCCGGTAACGGCGTGCTCTTTGGCACCGACAGTTTTTGGACCGGCATCGACGTCCCCGGCGACGCATTGTCGCAGGTGATCATTACCCGCTTGCCCTTCGAAGTGCCCACGCACCCTGTGCTCGAGGCGCGCACCGAGTGGATTCGCGAGCGCGGCGGCAACCCCTTTAACGAGCTCACCCTTCCCGACGCACTGATCACGTTTCGCCAAGGGATTGGTCGTCTTATCCGCACCGCCAAAGACCGCGGCGTAATCACGATACTGGATTCGCGGGTCACCCAAAAAGCCTACGGCAGGCTCTTCTTGGAATGTATCCCGCAAAAGAACGCCGTGCGCATGAACCGTGAAAACCGCGTTGAGCGATTTCAGCCTTTTATTTGACGCGTACGCACCTACGCTCCGCTCCTCGTCCCACAAAATTCGCGCATGAAAATCCAATCCGCCGCCATCACCGACATCGGTAAAATCCGCGAAGAAAACGAGGACCGCTACCTGTGTGATGAGGCGCTCGGGCTGTTCGGGGTGGCCGACGGCATCGGTGGCGTGGTGGGTGGCGGTGAGGCGGCGGAATGTACGGTGCAAGCGATCAGCCGAAGCTTGCCGGAGCTCGGTGAGCAGCCCGACCTCGTGGCATTGACCCAAGCCGCCAGTGCCAGCGTACGCGAACTGGGCCTTATTCTGAATCCCCCCTACGGCATTGGTTCAACCCTCAGCTTTGGAGTATTTAAAGGCTGCAAGCTGCGGCTGGCTCACGTCGGCGATTCGCGGGTTTACGTGCTTAAACAGGGCAAGTTGCATTGCCTCACGATGGATCACTCCATGCAGAACGAGATTAAAAAACTGCATGCCCGCGGCGAAAGAATCGAACTCACCTCGGCTAACCGCAGAGCGTTGACCCGCTGCATGGGGCAACCCGGTGTGCCTGAGGTCGACTCTTGCGAGCTGCCGGTTGCCGCTGGGGAGCGCTACTTGTTTACGACCGACGGCATTGTTAATCACCTCGAAGAATCCGAGTTGGCCGAGATTTTAGCCGGATCAGGCAGCCCCGCATCGATTCTCGACGCGCTTGTTGGACTCTCGCTCCAACGCGGGGGCCACGACAACTTGACTGCGGTGTTGGTTTTTATCGACGAAGCCGAATGACCACTCCCGCCCGCTCTACGCACTTTGCCGCGCTCGTGGAGAAACAGCCGGATAACCCGCTGTTCCGCTTCAGCCTCGCCCAGGCGCTGCTCAACGAAAAACGTGAAGCCGATGCGGTCGAGCACCTCGTGCAGTGCGCCGGTGGCAGGGCCGACTGGATGATGCCGCGCATTTTACTGGGCAAAGCCCTGTTGCACCTCGGCCGACCAGCCGAAGCCAAGCCCTGGCTGGTGGAGGCATTGACGCTGGCCATTGAGCAAGATCACCAAGATCCCGAAGGCGAACTGCGCGCGTTGCTCGCCGGATTGTAGTCGATTCGTGTTTTACCGGTGGCGAGCTGCGGTTGCGGGGCTCCCCTTGGTCACGAATTAGCGTTCGAATCGAGGTTTACGGCAACCTTAGCACGCTTTGCGGCAACACGCTTCGTGGCCTTGAGCGTGAGCTCAAGGTGGCAGGGCTGCGCAAGGTTGCGGGCGCCTCGGATTGAACACGCCCCCGGCATCACGTCTCAATCAAAGAGCCCCCGGCGCTATCGTCGCTACTGCACCCCGCCTTGGTGCGCCTCGGGGTTTTTAAGCTGGTCCTTCCAGCTTAGGATTTTTGCCTGCGCACCGTATTTTTCGGCCGTGGTCTTGTCGCCCTTTTCCATCCAGATGCGCGAGAGCGTGGTGTTGATAAACAAATCGTCGGGCCGGACCGCATGGCCTTGCTCGGCGGCGTGCAAGGCATCGTCAAAGCGGCGCAGGCTGAACTGGATTTCGGCTAACGCGTGCCAAGCCTCGAAGCAGCTGGGGGCGGCCGCAGTGGCACGGGCGAGTTTGGCTAAGGCGGTATCAGTCTCGCCCATCGTGAAATCAAAGGTGGCGTCTTCGATGAGCGTTTGCAGGTCAGCGTCGGTCATGGTGGCTAAAAGCGCTATACGCGGGTGCAGGTCAAGCAGGGCTGACGGTCGGCTCAGGCGCGGGTTCGGCGAATGAAGGTGATGGCAAACAGCGCCACGCTGATGCCCACGCCCAGCGCCAGCAGCTCCACTCCGGGCATGAAGTGCTTTTTGTAGGTGATAAACTCGATGCCGGTGATCGCGTCGCTTTGCTTCACCGCAATTTGGGTCTTGGTCCACCCCGGGTTCCAGCCGGCGGCCGCCCAAAAGGCGAAGCAGAACAGGGCGATGAAGCCCGCCAGCATTCGGAATAGGACCCGCCAGGCGGCGATGCCGGCGGCCGAGGGAACTGTCGCGCTGGAGCTTGGCGTTGGCGGTGTGGTCATGGGCGTTGGCGGGTTTGGGTCGAGAAGGCGAAGTGGGCTTACAAAATCAACATGGCGTCGCCGTAACTAAAAAAACGGTACTCCCGTGCGATCGCCTCGGCGTAGAGTTGCTGCAGCCACGCGATCCCTTCGGTCGAGCCCGGCGTCAAGAAGGCCGACACCAAGCAGAGCAGGGTGGAGCGGGGCTGGTGGAAGTTGGTGATGAGCGCATCGACCCCACGAAACGGGCGAGGTGGGTAAATAAAGATCCCGGCTTCGCCAAAATGCGGCCGCTCTAGTGGCGCCTCGTGGTGTTGCAGGAAATCCTCCACCGAGCGCACCGTGGTGGTGCCGACGGCGATGCGTCGACCCCCGCCGCTACCCGGGGCCGCAAACAGCGCGCGTTGGGTGGCGATGGGCAACTCATAGAGTTCACGGTGGATGGGGTGGGCCTCGACGTGCGCGGTGTCGATGGGTTTGAAAGTGCCGAGCCCGACGTGCAACGTGACCTCCGCCGCGTTGACACCCTGCTTGCCGAGGATGGCGAGTAACTCAGGGGTGAAGTGCAGGCCCGCTGTGGGAGCGGCTACGGCGACTTGGCGGGCCCGGTCGGCGTAAACGGTCTGGTAGCGCTCGATATCGCGAGGACGTTCGGCGGTCGGATCGGCGCGCTCAATATACGGAGGCAACGGCACGTCGCCCAAACGGTTGGCCACATCGACGATGGTTTGCCCAGCGGGCGTGGTGAACCGCACCAAGGCCGCACCGTCGGGATCCTTCGCCAGCACCGTGCCGGCGAAATCGCCATCCAGGGCAAACGTGGCGGCCACCGGTAACTTTTTTCCCGGCCGCACCAAGCACCACCAGACGTTGTCACCCTGGGTGGGGTCAGGGCGGAGCAGCAAGCACTCGATCAATCCCCCAGTAGGCCGCCGGGCATGCAGGCGCGCCGGCAGAACCGCGGCGTTGTTACGAAAAAGCGTGTCCCCCGGGCGCAAAAATTGCGGCAGATCGGCGAACGTGTGGTGCGCGACCGTGCGTGAGGCACGGTCTACCACCATGAGCCGCGAAGCGTCACGGCGAGCGGCAGGGGTTTGCGCAACAAGACGATCGGGCAAGGTGTAATCAAAAAGGTCGGTCGATAACGGCACGGGCTGAAATATGAGCATGGCGTTTGCAAGGAGTGCGAGTTTCTTCCGGGCGCCCCAACGTTTTCGCCGAATAGCAGCCAAGTCCCTGCCAATAAAACCATCCCCAGATACAACAATGTGGCTCTTTGGCCCTACGCGTGTGTTGTGAAATCGATCTTAGCCGATCGAAATTAGCGCGGTGCTTCAGCCCGCATGAGGGCCACAGTTTTAGGCGAAAGGCCGATACCTAAACGCAAGCGCTTAGGATGAATCTAGTCGGCCCTGAAGAATGAGTGCCAAGTGTTAGACCTGGTGTTCACTCGCCTACGGAGGCGGTCCAAAGTCGTCGTAACATACGCCTGCACGCCCCATTCCCCTGTTTCCTACAGCAAGACCGGGCTTAGCCCGCGACCCCTCGAAAACCTGGTTTTAAAATGGTGGCAAAACTCGGATTTGAACCGAGGACACGCGCATTTTCAATGCGCTGCTCTACCAACTGAGCTATTTTGCCGTGAAGGAAGCCGAGAGCAAAAGAGCTCCATGAGCGGCGTCAATGGGAATCTCAATGATTTCCCTCGATTTATCCATAATCGATTTCGATCCCAAAAGGTGTCCCCCGCCGCTGTTTCCGCCACCTCCGTCTGCGTCCTTGTCAAGCGCCGGTCGACCTCGCAACTTCGCCCTTTTTCCTACCATGCGTTTCCATAAATACCACGCCCTCGGCAATGATTACATCGTTTGTGACCCCGTTGATTTTCCTCAGTGGAAAAACGGCCCCTCCGTCGATGAGATCCGCGTGATCTGCCACCGCAATTTTGGCGTCGGTTCCGATGGCATTCTTTGGGGCCCGCTGCCTTCCGCCAAAAGCCAATTTGGCCTGCGCATCTTTAACCCTGACGGTTCCGAGGCGGAAAAATCGGGCAACGGCCTGCGCATTTTTTCGCGCTACCTGTGGGATCAAAAACTCACCCCGGCGGCGACTTTCACCATCGAAACCCCCGGTGGCCATGTCCAGTCGGTCATCAAGGACAACGGCAAGCTCATCACTGTGGACATGGGTTCGGTGAGCTTCCTGAGCACCAAAATCCCCCACACGGGGCCGGAGCGTGAGGTCATCAATGAGTCGATCACTGTTCTCGACCGTACGTTCACCTACTGTGCGGCCACCATTGGTAACCCGCATTGCGTGATCCCGCTGCCCGCGGTCACCGCCGAGATGGCCCACCGCTACGGTCCGCATCTGGAAACGCACTCCAATTTCCCGCGCAAGACCAACGTTCAATTCATGCAGGTGATCGACCGAAACAACATCCGCATTGAGATCTGGGAGCGTGGTGCCGGCTACACCCTCGCCTCGGGCAGCAGCTCCAGCGCCGCCGCCTCGGTGGCCCACAAACTGGGCTTGGTCGATGCCAACGTCACCGTGCACATGCCTGGTGGCCAGATCGGTATCGAGATCGGGGACAACTTCGCCATCCGCATGACCGGTACGGTTAACAAGGTGGCCGACGGGGTCATGCACCCCGAGTTATTCGCGGTCAAAGTTTGATCGAGCGGGGGGGCGGGCTGCCTGCCCCCCGTGCGCCCAGCGACTGGGTGTAGTACACGGCTGCTTGTGAACGACGGGTCACGTGCAGCTTTTCGAACACCGTGCTGAGGTAGTTTTTCACGGTTTTTTCGGCCAGGCCCATCTCGTTGGCCACCTCTTTGTTGGTGCGCCCATCGGCGATCAACGCCAGCACCCGTCGCTCCTGTGGCGATAGGCTGTCGACTATCGGTTGGGTTCGCTCGTTTTTTAACAGCTCCATGACCCGCGACGTGATTTGCGTGTCGAGAATCGAGCGGCCGGCGGCGACGTCGCGGATACCTTGAATCAAGGCCGCCGTATTCACTTCTTTAAGCAGGTAGCCGTGGGCCCCTGCCTGGATGGCTGCATCGACGCTATCCGACGCGGCGCTAGAGGTAAGAAAAAGCACCCGCATCTCGCTCTTGCTGCTCAGCAGTTGGCGACAAACCTCGATGCCACTTCCATCCGGCAGGTTAATGTCGAGCAGCACCACATCGGGTGCTTCGCGAGTGCACACGGCCAAAGCCTCGGCCGCACTTGCCGCCGTACCGCAGAGGGTGAACCCGGACGCGGATTGCAATAGGGTTTGCAGGCCCATGCGGACCAGCTCGCTGTCATCAACAATTACCAAGCGAAGGGGTGGGGGCGTCATGAGTGATTTAAGATCGGGAGGGTGAGTACCACGCGGGTACCGTGGCCGGGGCGGCTATCGAGCTTGAGGGCTGCGCCAAGGGTGGCGGCACGGGCGCGGAAATTCGTCAGCCCATTCCCGCCGCCAGAACCCTTGGCCGTGGCGTCGAACCCGGATCCGTTGTCTTGGATCATCAGGGCGAGTTGCGCGCCCTCCTCATGCAGGCGAATTTGGATTTGCGAAGCGGACCCATGCCTGAGGGCGTTGCTCACGGCTTCGCGCACGATTTGCAGCGTGTCCGCAAGCTGGCTGGCAGCTAGCCGGGACTCGGCGCTTTCGTCGATGCGCACGAGGAACGATACCTCGCGTTCCCCTTTTAAATCCGCCACGAGAACGGCCACTGCTTGAGTGAAACTCAGCGGCATGCCCCCCGGCGACTCGCTCGGAGGCTGGATGTAGCCGCGGATTTCACGGATGCTTTGATTGAGCAGTTCAATGCCCCGATCGAAGAGCACATCGGCTGCAGCCGGATCAACGCCCTGTTTTTGCCGGGCGGATTCCAGGGTCAGGCCGGTGGCGTAAAGCGACTGAATCACGCCGTCGTGGAGATCACGCCCAAGCCGGATTTTTTCGGCGAGGACCTCGTTGAGCAGCAGTTGTTGCAGCTGGAGGTTTTCATCGGCGCGGCGCCGTTCGGCGCGTTCGAGCCCCAAGGCGGCTTCTTGGGCCACATTGGTTTTGGCCAAATGTTCGACCTGCTGCATCTCCTGCCGGGCTTGCTGGGCCTTTTCGCCTATGGAGGTGGCGGGTCGGGAACCGCCCACCAACGCCACGGCCAGCAAGGACAGCAGCGACACCGTTACGATCAGCCCGACGGCGTTTTGTTGATCGCGTTGGCACGCGCGCAGAGCGATGGGAGCGGGGGGCTCGGCTGAGGCATGCTGACGGGCCACGGCGCGGTGGTTAACCCAGAGCTGGGTGAGCGCTGCGGTGGCGCCGACGGCGGTCAGGGCCAGCAGAAATACGAAAAGGCGGAGTGCATTGCCCATGGTGCGCGCAGAAAAAGGTGACGGGGTGGTGCAGGCAGGCAACGGCAAACACGGAAACTCACCACCTCGATTCGTGTTAAAAAAGCCGAGGTGAAGCCTTTGCTCAAAAACCGAGATGCGCCCACCGTCGTCGATAACCAGTCCGTTTACCCTCACCGAGCCTGACTTCCCTCCCGGCGATACTTTTTCTTTTCCAATTTAGCCGCTTGAATGCGGTGGGAGACGCCCACACGGTGGATCTTTAACACACACTTCAACCGCATCGTAGCCCAGCTTCTGCTGGACTCATTAGCCTGCCCGCATGGACGTCTCCCTTACTCGTAATTTTTGTATCATTGCCCACGTCGATCATGGCAAAACGACGCTGTCCGACCGCCTGTTGGAATACACCAACACCGTCGCGCAGCGCGTGCTCACCGAGCAGCACCTTGACTCGATGGACCTCGAAAAGGAACGCGGCATCACCATCAAGAGCCATCCGGTGACCATGAGTTACCAGGCCAAGGACGGCAATGCGTACAAGATCAACTTGATGGATACGCCCGGGCACGTGGATTTCGCCTACGAGGTTTCGCGTTCGCTGGCCGCCTGTGAGGGCGCCGTCCTTCTCATCGATGCCGCTCAGGGCGTCGAGGCCCAGACCGTGGCCAACTACCACCTCGCCACCGCCCAGGGCCTGAAAATCATCCCGGTGATCAATAAAATCGATCTGCCGTCGGCCAATCTGGAGCTCTGCATGAGTCAGCTTGAGGACATCCTCACGATCCCCGCCGAGGAGGCCATCCTGGCCAGCGGCAAATCGGGTATCGGCATCCAGGACATCCTGGAGGCCGTCGTCGCACGCATCCCACCGCCTCGTTTGTCGCATTATCCGACCACGCGCGCGCTGGTGTTCGACTCTCTTTACGATTCCTACCGTGGCGTCATCACCTACGCCCGCGTTTTCTCCGGTGCGGTTAAGGCTGGTGATCAGATGCTCTTGATGAGCAATAATCAAAAATCCGAAATCAAGGAGGTCGGTGTTTTCACCCCGAAGATGACCAAGGTGGACGTCTTGGGCGCCGGTGACGTCGGCTACGTGATTTCCAACATCAAGGACACCACCGAAATCAAAATCGGTGACACGCTGACCCTCGCCAAACAGCCGGCCATCGACATGCTGCCGGGTTATAAAGAGGTGCGCCCGATGGTGTTCTGCGGCCTGTATCCGCTCGAGTCCAACGACTACGAAAAGCTCAAAGCCGCCCTCGGCCGCCTTCGTCTCAACGACGCGGCGTTCCTCTATTCCTCGGAGAGCTCCATCGCCCTCGGCTTCGGTTTCCGCTGCGGCTTTCTCGGCCTCCTGCACATGGAAATCATTCAGGAGCGCATCCGCCGCGAGCATGACGTCGACATCATTTCGACGTATCCGAGCGTTGTTTACCGCGTCAAGCCCTACAGTCGCGACGAAATCGAGGTCGATAACCCGGTTAACCTGCCCGACCCCGGCACCATCGAGCATATCAGCGAGCCCACCATTAAGGCGTGCATCCATATACCCAACGAC belongs to Opitutus sp. and includes:
- a CDS encoding ATP-dependent DNA helicase, with the translated sequence MIGLRDDTSDALPAPPPPSRAPEFAAKLFSAGGWLQTSLGLEHRPQQEKMARAVAQAMKTDQSLLFEAGTGVGKSLAYLLPGIVHAMDQSRQMIVSTHTIALQEQLDQKDLPLCRRVFSATEETNPYAAFKSAVLVGKSNYLCTSRLAAALRDKNEFFATPEHEELQRIATWAETTTEGLRHELNPAPLPEVWELINADSSGCARKYCDCDRCPYQRARARIRSAHLIIVNHSLLFAHINAGGAAAKGESTRGVLFPDDFVVLDEAHTVPEVATDHCGLRLSSYGVDRMLKYLYNPKTRRGLLQKHGDAVDRQLVVDVLEAAHHFFAFLDERLLTQQPLVRVRVEGFAEAWMDAPLLALYKSVRNRADHMDDGRERDELLEQAGKVKTLQTNLRAFLGVADADKTVYWVERMGKRQNIVALRTAPIDVAPFIREELINRGTSVVFTSATLAMGGKIEPFQARIGAQQVKTAVEHSPFDFERRMRVFVAADVPLPSAQDARLALDVLTDYIDFCTRRTKGGTLVLFTSYFDMKRVAEALEPIYDGAHRPFFMQGRDYSRTELARKLREAGNGVLFGTDSFWTGIDVPGDALSQVIITRLPFEVPTHPVLEARTEWIRERGGNPFNELTLPDALITFRQGIGRLIRTAKDRGVITILDSRVTQKAYGRLFLECIPQKNAVRMNRENRVERFQPFI
- a CDS encoding serine/threonine-protein phosphatase, giving the protein MKIQSAAITDIGKIREENEDRYLCDEALGLFGVADGIGGVVGGGEAAECTVQAISRSLPELGEQPDLVALTQAASASVRELGLILNPPYGIGSTLSFGVFKGCKLRLAHVGDSRVYVLKQGKLHCLTMDHSMQNEIKKLHARGERIELTSANRRALTRCMGQPGVPEVDSCELPVAAGERYLFTTDGIVNHLEESELAEILAGSGSPASILDALVGLSLQRGGHDNLTAVLVFIDEAE
- a CDS encoding molecular chaperone DnaJ, producing the protein MTTPARSTHFAALVEKQPDNPLFRFSLAQALLNEKREADAVEHLVQCAGGRADWMMPRILLGKALLHLGRPAEAKPWLVEALTLAIEQDHQDPEGELRALLAGL
- the queA gene encoding tRNA preQ1(34) S-adenosylmethionine ribosyltransferase-isomerase QueA, whose amino-acid sequence is MPLSTDLFDYTLPDRLVAQTPAARRDASRLMVVDRASRTVAHHTFADLPQFLRPGDTLFRNNAAVLPARLHARRPTGGLIECLLLRPDPTQGDNVWWCLVRPGKKLPVAATFALDGDFAGTVLAKDPDGAALVRFTTPAGQTIVDVANRLGDVPLPPYIERADPTAERPRDIERYQTVYADRARQVAVAAPTAGLHFTPELLAILGKQGVNAAEVTLHVGLGTFKPIDTAHVEAHPIHRELYELPIATQRALFAAPGSGGGRRIAVGTTTVRSVEDFLQHHEAPLERPHFGEAGIFIYPPRPFRGVDALITNFHQPRSTLLCLVSAFLTPGSTEGIAWLQQLYAEAIAREYRFFSYGDAMLIL
- a CDS encoding diaminopimelate epimerase, encoding MRFHKYHALGNDYIVCDPVDFPQWKNGPSVDEIRVICHRNFGVGSDGILWGPLPSAKSQFGLRIFNPDGSEAEKSGNGLRIFSRYLWDQKLTPAATFTIETPGGHVQSVIKDNGKLITVDMGSVSFLSTKIPHTGPEREVINESITVLDRTFTYCAATIGNPHCVIPLPAVTAEMAHRYGPHLETHSNFPRKTNVQFMQVIDRNNIRIEIWERGAGYTLASGSSSSAAASVAHKLGLVDANVTVHMPGGQIGIEIGDNFAIRMTGTVNKVADGVMHPELFAVKV
- a CDS encoding response regulator transcription factor, coding for MTPPPLRLVIVDDSELVRMGLQTLLQSASGFTLCGTAASAAEALAVCTREAPDVVLLDINLPDGSGIEVCRQLLSSKSEMRVLFLTSSAASDSVDAAIQAGAHGYLLKEVNTAALIQGIRDVAAGRSILDTQITSRVMELLKNERTQPIVDSLSPQERRVLALIADGRTNKEVANEMGLAEKTVKNYLSTVFEKLHVTRRSQAAVYYTQSLGARGAGSPPPRSIKL
- a CDS encoding ATP-binding protein, whose product is MGNALRLFVFLLALTAVGATAALTQLWVNHRAVARQHASAEPPAPIALRACQRDQQNAVGLIVTVSLLSLLAVALVGGSRPATSIGEKAQQARQEMQQVEHLAKTNVAQEAALGLERAERRRADENLQLQQLLLNEVLAEKIRLGRDLHDGVIQSLYATGLTLESARQKQGVDPAAADVLFDRGIELLNQSIREIRGYIQPPSESPGGMPLSFTQAVAVLVADLKGEREVSFLVRIDESAESRLAASQLADTLQIVREAVSNALRHGSASQIQIRLHEEGAQLALMIQDNGSGFDATAKGSGGGNGLTNFRARAATLGAALKLDSRPGHGTRVVLTLPILNHS
- the lepA gene encoding elongation factor 4; the encoded protein is MDVSLTRNFCIIAHVDHGKTTLSDRLLEYTNTVAQRVLTEQHLDSMDLEKERGITIKSHPVTMSYQAKDGNAYKINLMDTPGHVDFAYEVSRSLAACEGAVLLIDAAQGVEAQTVANYHLATAQGLKIIPVINKIDLPSANLELCMSQLEDILTIPAEEAILASGKSGIGIQDILEAVVARIPPPRLSHYPTTRALVFDSLYDSYRGVITYARVFSGAVKAGDQMLLMSNNQKSEIKEVGVFTPKMTKVDVLGAGDVGYVISNIKDTTEIKIGDTLTLAKQPAIDMLPGYKEVRPMVFCGLYPLESNDYEKLKAALGRLRLNDAAFLYSSESSIALGFGFRCGFLGLLHMEIIQERIRREHDVDIISTYPSVVYRVKPYSRDEIEVDNPVNLPDPGTIEHISEPTIKACIHIPNDSMGDILALIMEKRGMCNQTETLDANRVMLTCVLPLNEILVDFNDRLKSVTHGYGSMDYELGDYQQSDLVKMDIMINGDPVDAFSSIVHREKAEGKGRVLCEKLAEIIPPQMFKVAIQAAIGGKIIARDNVKEMRKDVTAKCYGGDISRKRKLLDKQKEGKKKMKMIGKVNIPPDTFIQILKN